A section of the Streptomyces xinghaiensis S187 genome encodes:
- a CDS encoding gamma-glutamyl-gamma-aminobutyrate hydrolase family protein, protein MPEPRPLIGVSTYLEAVARWGVWEQGAALLPSGYHRLVQRAGGLAAMLPPDEPAAAAAVTARLDALVVAGGPDVEPVRYGAAPHPMTGPPARERDAWESALLEAALEAGTPVLGICRGMQLLNVVLGGTLVQHLPETAGTGCAHGGPPGVFGSHVVKPVPGTVLARALPEAVTVPSYHHQAVDRLGRGLVPSAYAEDGTVEAVELPGAAGLVLGVQWHPEAGDDPRVMETLVRAAR, encoded by the coding sequence GTGCCCGAGCCCAGGCCGCTGATCGGCGTGAGCACCTATCTCGAAGCCGTGGCGCGCTGGGGCGTCTGGGAGCAGGGCGCGGCCCTGCTCCCGTCCGGCTACCACCGGCTCGTCCAGCGCGCGGGCGGCCTCGCCGCCATGCTGCCGCCGGACGAGCCGGCCGCGGCCGCCGCCGTGACCGCCCGGCTCGACGCCCTCGTCGTCGCGGGCGGCCCGGACGTGGAACCCGTGCGGTACGGGGCCGCCCCGCACCCCATGACCGGGCCGCCCGCGCGTGAGCGGGACGCCTGGGAGAGCGCGCTGCTGGAGGCCGCGCTGGAGGCCGGCACGCCGGTGCTCGGCATCTGCCGGGGCATGCAGCTGCTCAACGTGGTGCTGGGCGGCACCCTGGTCCAGCACCTGCCCGAGACCGCCGGGACCGGCTGTGCGCACGGCGGGCCGCCCGGGGTCTTCGGGTCGCACGTGGTGAAGCCCGTGCCGGGGACCGTGCTGGCGCGGGCCCTGCCGGAGGCGGTCACCGTGCCCAGCTACCACCACCAGGCGGTGGACCGGCTCGGCCGCGGGCTGGTCCCCAGCGCGTACGCCGAGGACGGCACCGTGGAGGCGGTCGAACTCCCGGGCGCCGCTGGGCTGGTGCTCGGCGTGCAGTGGCACCCGGAGGCCGGTGACGATCCGCGCGTGATGGAGACCCTGGTCCGGGCCGCCCGCTGA
- the eat gene encoding ethanolamine permease has protein sequence MADGIDSRPATPTTAPPGGGSPGPGAQGHHPHHGYLERRSLRQGSAGWLLLTGLGVAYVVSGDFSGWNFGLAEGGFGGLAVATVLMGLMYTCMVFALAELAAILPTAGGGYGFARRALGTWGGFLTGTAILIEYVLAPAAISIFIGDYVESLGLFGLESGWPLQLACFVVFVGIHLWGVGEALRFSFVVTGIAVAALLIFAVGAFTEFDASGLNDIPADPDAFGSSSWLPFGLLGIWAAFPFGMWFFLGVEGVPLAAEETRDPARTLPRAMALSMGILLLLALITFLAATGARGSAAVQDAGNPLVAALQGDGEPTPLSRFVNYAGLAGLVASFFSLVYAGSRQLFALSRAGYLPRFLSLTSRRKAPWLGLLVPGAIGFSLAAATGDGARMLNVAVLGATISYALMSLSHIVLRRREPDLPRPYRTPGGAATSAVAFVLACSALVATFLVDQDAALITLGVYAVAVAYFAFYSRHRLVAAAPEEEFAALAAAEAELERD, from the coding sequence ATGGCCGACGGCATCGACTCGCGCCCCGCAACCCCGACCACCGCACCGCCGGGCGGCGGCTCCCCCGGCCCCGGCGCGCAGGGACACCACCCGCACCACGGCTACCTGGAGCGGCGCTCGCTGCGCCAGGGCAGCGCCGGCTGGCTGCTGCTGACCGGCCTCGGCGTCGCGTACGTCGTCTCCGGCGACTTCTCCGGCTGGAACTTCGGCCTCGCCGAGGGCGGCTTCGGCGGACTCGCCGTCGCCACCGTCCTCATGGGCCTGATGTACACCTGCATGGTCTTCGCCCTGGCCGAACTGGCCGCCATCCTGCCCACCGCGGGCGGTGGCTACGGCTTCGCCCGGCGGGCCCTCGGCACCTGGGGCGGCTTCCTCACCGGCACCGCGATCCTCATCGAGTACGTCCTCGCCCCGGCGGCGATCTCCATCTTCATCGGCGACTACGTGGAATCCCTCGGCCTGTTCGGCCTGGAGTCCGGCTGGCCGCTGCAACTCGCCTGTTTCGTGGTCTTCGTCGGCATCCACCTGTGGGGCGTCGGCGAGGCCCTGCGGTTCAGCTTCGTCGTCACCGGGATCGCCGTGGCCGCTCTGCTGATCTTCGCCGTCGGCGCGTTCACCGAGTTCGACGCCTCCGGCCTCAACGACATCCCGGCCGACCCGGACGCCTTCGGCTCCAGCTCCTGGCTGCCGTTCGGGCTGCTGGGCATCTGGGCCGCCTTCCCGTTCGGCATGTGGTTCTTCCTCGGGGTGGAGGGCGTGCCGCTGGCCGCCGAGGAGACCCGCGACCCGGCCCGCACCCTGCCGAGGGCCATGGCCCTGTCCATGGGGATCCTGCTGCTGCTCGCGCTGATCACCTTCCTCGCCGCCACCGGCGCGCGCGGCTCCGCCGCCGTCCAGGACGCCGGCAACCCGCTGGTCGCCGCCCTGCAGGGGGACGGCGAGCCGACCCCGCTCAGCCGCTTCGTCAACTACGCGGGACTGGCCGGCCTGGTCGCCTCCTTCTTCTCCCTCGTCTACGCGGGCTCCCGGCAGCTCTTCGCCCTCTCCCGGGCCGGCTACCTCCCCCGCTTCCTCTCCCTCACCAGCCGCCGCAAGGCCCCCTGGCTCGGCCTGCTCGTGCCGGGTGCGATCGGCTTCTCCCTGGCCGCGGCGACGGGCGACGGCGCCCGGATGCTCAACGTCGCCGTCCTCGGCGCCACCATCTCCTACGCCCTGATGTCGCTCTCGCACATCGTGCTGCGCCGCCGCGAGCCGGACCTGCCGCGGCCGTACCGCACGCCGGGCGGCGCGGCCACCTCCGCGGTGGCGTTCGTCCTGGCCTGTTCGGCGCTGGTCGCGACCTTCCTGGTGGACCAGGACGCCGCGCTCATCACCCTCGGGGTGTACGCGGTCGCCGTGGCCTACTTTGCCTTCTACAGCCGCCACCGGCTCGTCGCCGCCGCGCCGGAGGAGGAGTTCGCCGCGCTGGCCGCCGCCGAGGCCGAACTGGAACGCGACTGA